The sequence GCGTTCCCAGGCAAGGTGATTGTTGGCCTGGATGCCAAGGACGGTTTCGTCGCCACCGACGGCTGGGCTGAAATCAGCACCGTGCAGGTGATCGACCTGGCCAAGCAGTTTGAAGCTGATGGTGTGTCTGCCATCGTTTATACCGATATCGCCAAAGACGGCATGATGCAGGGCTGCAACGTTCCGTTTACCGCTGCACTGGCCGCTGCCACCAAGATCCCGGTGATTGCCTCCGGCGGTATCCACAACCTGGGCGACATCAAGTCGCTGCTGGACGCCAAGGCGCCCGGGATCATCGGCGCCATCACTGGCCGGGCGATCTACGAAGGTACTTTGGACGTCGCCGAAGCCCAGGCTTACTGCGATGCCTACAGAGGCTGAGGACTGACCATGGCGCTGGCCAAACGTATCATCCCTTGCCTGGACGTCGACAACGGTCGAGTGGTCAAGGGCGTCAAGTTCGAGAACATCCGTGATGCCGGCGACCCGGTGGAAATCGCCCGTCGTTACGACGAGCAAGGCGCTGACGAGATTACCTTTCTCGACATCACCGCCAGCGTCGACGGCCGCGACACCACGTTGCACACCGTCGAGCGCATGGCCAGCCAGGTGTTTATCCCGCTGACTGTCGGCGGTGGCGTGCGCACCGTGCAAGACATTCGCAACCTGCTCAACGCCGGTGCGGACAAGGTTTCGATCAACACCGCCGCCGTGTTCAACCCCGAGTTTGTCGGCGAAGCCGCGCAGCACTTCGGCTCGCAGTGCATCGTGGTCGCCATCGACGCCAAGAAAGTCTCCGGCCCGGGCGAAACGCCGCGCTGGGAGATTTTCACCCACGGCGGGCGCAAACCTACCGGGCTGGATGCGGTGGAGTGGGCGATGAAGATGGAAGGCCTGGGTGCCGGTGAAATCCTGCTGACCAGCATGGACCAGGACGGCATGAAAAACGGCTTCGACCTGGGCGTGACTCGCGCGATCAGCGACGCTTTGGGCATCCCGGTGATCGCTTCCGGCGGCGTCGGTAACCTGCAGCATCTGGCCGATGGCGTGATCGAAGGTCATGCCAGCGCGGTACTGGCGGCGAGCATTTTCCACTTCGGCGAATACACCGTTCCCGAGGCCAAGGCCTACATGGCCGCGCGCGGAATCGTCGTACGCTAAACGTCACTGGACACCATGGCAGGCTCGCGGCACTCTTGGGCCTGCCATGGATTTCGGTAACCTTTCATGTTCAAAGACCTGCTTCTTGCCCTCGCCAGCTCTTCCATTTTGTTGGTGGGCTCGGCCGATGCTGCCGACCCGGCTGACACTTCACTGGTGTTGCTGACGGAAAACTTTCCGCCCTACAACATGGCGAAAAACGGCAAGAATTTCGCCAAGGACGAGAACATCGAAGGCATTGCCGTGGACATCGTCCGCGAAACCTTCAAGCGTGCCGGTATTTCCTACAACCTCACCTTGCGTTTCCCTTGGGAACGAATCTACAAACTCGCCTTGGAAAAGCCTGGCTACGGCGTGTTTGTAATGGCTCGCTTGCCGGATCGCGAAGCGCTGTTCAAGTGGGTGGGGCCTATCGGTCCGGATGATTGGGTGCTGTTGGCCAAAGCGGATAGCAAGATCCAGTTGAGCGAGCTTGAGCAGGCCCGCCGCTA is a genomic window of Pseudomonas sp. ADAK18 containing:
- the hisA gene encoding 1-(5-phosphoribosyl)-5-[(5-phosphoribosylamino)methylideneamino]imidazole-4-carboxamide isomerase, coding for MLIIPAIDLKDGACVRLRQGRMEDSTVFSDDPVSMAAKWVEGGCRRLHLVDLNGAFEGQPVNGEVVTAIAKRYPNLPIQIGGGIRSLETIEHYVKAGVSYVIIGTKAVKDPAFVAEACRAFPGKVIVGLDAKDGFVATDGWAEISTVQVIDLAKQFEADGVSAIVYTDIAKDGMMQGCNVPFTAALAAATKIPVIASGGIHNLGDIKSLLDAKAPGIIGAITGRAIYEGTLDVAEAQAYCDAYRG
- the hisF gene encoding imidazole glycerol phosphate synthase subunit HisF; protein product: MALAKRIIPCLDVDNGRVVKGVKFENIRDAGDPVEIARRYDEQGADEITFLDITASVDGRDTTLHTVERMASQVFIPLTVGGGVRTVQDIRNLLNAGADKVSINTAAVFNPEFVGEAAQHFGSQCIVVAIDAKKVSGPGETPRWEIFTHGGRKPTGLDAVEWAMKMEGLGAGEILLTSMDQDGMKNGFDLGVTRAISDALGIPVIASGGVGNLQHLADGVIEGHASAVLAASIFHFGEYTVPEAKAYMAARGIVVR
- a CDS encoding ABC transporter substrate-binding protein; amino-acid sequence: MFKDLLLALASSSILLVGSADAADPADTSLVLLTENFPPYNMAKNGKNFAKDENIEGIAVDIVRETFKRAGISYNLTLRFPWERIYKLALEKPGYGVFVMARLPDREALFKWVGPIGPDDWVLLAKADSKIQLSELEQARRYKIGAYKGDAIAETLEKQGLRPVLVLRDQDNAQKLLDGQIDLWATGDPAGRYLARQVGVTGLKTVLRFNSAELYLALNKEVPDDTVAKLQAALDELRKEGTVDAIMARYL